In Deinococcus sp. QL22, the following are encoded in one genomic region:
- a CDS encoding HD-GYP domain-containing protein gives MNADAYEVPPSAAAEHAALSALLELNAALLVARTPPQVEEALTLGVVELMAARYAYFLRFDPQADTLTITTVSREQFTDPGATALGWVLRRGAGLSWQAIEQAERLATETAAVAAGERARYLGRAVLHIPASDLPSYAVRVGNAPDQDVMFAPLLTQDRQVLGVLTLGRISPGFTPQDRALLAAFANAGTLALERAHEERRAAESREGAMLALGMALEARDFETQGHTERTVALAERLGAALNLSAANQDALRQGAYLHDLGKLSVPDGVLLKPGPLSPEERALICTHTVMGEALARRLPTLPAGALAIVRSHHERWDGSGYPDRLCGTQIPLLARIFAVVDVYDALTHDRPYRPAFSLLQARAMLEEGVGTHFDPEILRAFLGLLDGL, from the coding sequence GTGAATGCGGATGCCTACGAGGTGCCGCCGTCTGCCGCTGCTGAACACGCGGCCCTGAGTGCGTTGCTGGAGCTGAACGCGGCCCTGTTGGTGGCCCGCACGCCGCCGCAGGTAGAGGAAGCGTTGACGCTGGGCGTGGTGGAACTGATGGCTGCCCGCTACGCCTATTTCCTGCGCTTCGACCCCCAGGCCGATACCCTGACCATTACCACCGTGTCCAGAGAACAATTCACCGATCCGGGAGCAACAGCGCTGGGCTGGGTGCTGCGGCGCGGCGCGGGACTGTCCTGGCAGGCCATAGAGCAGGCCGAGCGCCTGGCGACGGAAACGGCTGCGGTCGCGGCTGGCGAGCGGGCCAGGTACTTGGGCCGCGCCGTGCTCCACATTCCCGCATCAGACTTGCCTTCCTACGCCGTGCGGGTGGGCAATGCCCCCGATCAGGACGTGATGTTTGCGCCGCTGCTGACCCAAGACCGGCAAGTGTTGGGCGTGCTGACCTTGGGCCGCATCTCGCCGGGTTTTACCCCCCAGGACCGTGCACTGTTGGCCGCTTTTGCCAATGCTGGAACGCTGGCGCTGGAACGTGCCCACGAGGAACGCCGCGCCGCCGAGTCCCGCGAAGGCGCGATGCTGGCGCTGGGAATGGCGCTGGAAGCCCGCGACTTCGAGACGCAGGGCCACACCGAACGCACGGTGGCGTTGGCCGAACGCCTCGGCGCGGCCCTGAACCTGAGCGCCGCCAATCAGGATGCCCTGCGCCAGGGCGCGTATCTGCACGACCTGGGCAAACTGAGCGTGCCAGACGGCGTGCTGCTAAAACCCGGCCCCCTGTCGCCCGAAGAACGTGCCCTGATTTGTACCCACACCGTCATGGGTGAGGCGCTGGCCCGCCGCCTGCCCACCCTGCCCGCCGGGGCGCTGGCGATCGTGCGCTCTCACCACGAACGCTGGGACGGCAGCGGCTACCCAGACCGGCTGTGCGGCACTCAAATTCCACTGCTGGCCCGAATCTTTGCCGTAGTAGACGTGTACGATGCCCTGACGCATGACCGTCCTTACCGCCCCGCCTTCTCGTTGCTTCAGGCCAGAGCCATGTTGGAAGAGGGCGTGGGTACGCATTTTGACCCAGAAATCTTGCGGGCGTTTTTGGGGCTGCTGGACGGCCTTTGA
- a CDS encoding lysophospholipid acyltransferase family protein, producing the protein MPERETHAWATWMVRHSIRRSVQGQLAGVWVRGTLPAFGPTGGAVLAPNHHSWWDGYVVLEVAAWAGADFRVLMTAHQLGRFPFLRRAGALAAGQVREAARFARAGSWMVVFPEGAVRPAGPLQDVRAGAAWVARTARVPLVPVALRVLMRGGQQPEAYLRFGSPVSEALLPQAMMRELALLDAELADADPEQPLAGYLRVCGRRVTPDDPVSLPARMLTLITGDR; encoded by the coding sequence GTGCCTGAGCGGGAAACCCATGCTTGGGCGACGTGGATGGTCAGGCACAGTATTAGGCGCAGCGTGCAGGGCCAGTTGGCGGGGGTGTGGGTGCGCGGCACTCTTCCTGCTTTTGGCCCCACAGGCGGTGCGGTGCTGGCTCCCAACCATCATTCTTGGTGGGACGGGTATGTCGTGCTTGAAGTGGCGGCGTGGGCTGGGGCAGACTTCCGGGTACTCATGACAGCGCATCAATTGGGCCGGTTTCCTTTTCTGCGGCGGGCGGGGGCGTTGGCCGCCGGGCAAGTGCGGGAGGCCGCCCGCTTTGCCCGCGCCGGAAGCTGGATGGTGGTGTTCCCCGAAGGCGCGGTTCGGCCCGCTGGCCCGCTGCAAGACGTCCGGGCAGGCGCGGCGTGGGTGGCCCGCACCGCCCGCGTGCCGCTGGTTCCAGTGGCCCTGCGCGTGCTGATGCGCGGCGGCCAGCAGCCCGAAGCCTACCTGCGCTTCGGCTCGCCTGTTTCCGAAGCGTTGTTGCCCCAAGCGATGATGCGGGAATTGGCCCTGCTGGACGCCGAACTGGCCGACGCTGACCCCGAACAACCCTTGGCCGGATACCTGCGCGTGTGTGGGCGGCGCGTGACCCCGGACGATCCGGTGAGCCTGCCTGCGCGGATGCTGACGCTGATCACAGGTGACCGATGA
- the cobA gene encoding uroporphyrinogen-III C-methyltransferase translates to MTAPAPAASARAFVSLIGAGPGDPGLLTIRGMQALQDADVVLFDYLANPELLNYAPHAHTIYVGKKGFSEYISQEQINALIVAQAQANGGQRVARLKGGDVFVFGRGGEEAEACARAGVPFEIVPGISSSIAAPAYAGIPVTHREVARSFAVLTGNTQEGGAHYATLSGADTLVLLMGVRNLDQIAADLIAAGRPPETPAATVQWGTTSRQRVAVGTLATIAAEVKAAGLEAPAVTVVGEVVRLRDSLNWFTPPAETEHSERPLAGRQVVVTRTREGASALSGVLRARGASVLEVPLIRFADTADEGGLHAQLRDLSGVSWLLLTSNQAVSALFEHLEQLGLDGRHLAGVRVAAVGPSTARALVLRGIRADFVPSTPGARHLGAELPTQAGETALHLTSHLAEADLQHALEARGLSYTRAELYRTEPAPLTPRAQQALLRADVVTLASGSAARFLAEVAGTDFRVAAMGPQTADAARAAGFLHVTVAHEATLEALADAAVQAILTGS, encoded by the coding sequence ATGACTGCTCCCGCTCCCGCTGCTTCCGCCCGCGCCTTCGTGTCCCTGATCGGGGCCGGGCCGGGCGATCCGGGGCTGCTGACCATCCGGGGCATGCAGGCGTTGCAGGACGCCGATGTGGTGCTGTTCGACTACCTCGCCAACCCGGAGTTGCTGAACTACGCACCGCACGCCCACACCATCTACGTGGGTAAAAAGGGCTTTTCGGAGTACATCAGTCAGGAGCAGATCAATGCCCTGATCGTGGCGCAGGCGCAGGCAAACGGCGGGCAACGGGTGGCGCGGCTGAAGGGCGGCGACGTGTTCGTGTTTGGGCGCGGCGGCGAGGAAGCCGAAGCCTGTGCACGGGCGGGCGTGCCCTTCGAGATCGTGCCGGGCATCAGCAGCTCTATCGCGGCCCCGGCCTACGCGGGCATTCCGGTCACGCACCGAGAAGTGGCCCGCAGTTTTGCCGTGCTGACGGGCAATACCCAGGAAGGCGGGGCACACTACGCCACCCTGTCGGGGGCCGATACGCTGGTGCTGCTGATGGGTGTGCGGAATCTGGATCAGATTGCTGCTGACCTGATCGCTGCGGGCCGCCCCCCCGAAACGCCCGCTGCCACCGTGCAGTGGGGAACCACGTCCCGGCAGCGAGTGGCGGTGGGCACGCTGGCGACCATTGCCGCCGAGGTGAAGGCCGCTGGACTGGAAGCCCCTGCCGTGACCGTGGTGGGTGAGGTGGTGCGCCTGCGGGACAGCCTGAACTGGTTCACGCCGCCTGCCGAAACTGAACATTCAGAGCGCCCACTGGCCGGGCGGCAAGTGGTGGTCACGCGCACGCGGGAAGGGGCCAGTGCCCTGAGCGGTGTATTGCGGGCACGCGGGGCCAGCGTGCTGGAAGTGCCGCTGATCCGTTTTGCCGACACTGCCGATGAAGGAGGTCTGCACGCCCAACTGCGCGACCTGTCGGGCGTGTCGTGGCTGCTGCTGACCAGCAATCAGGCGGTGTCGGCCTTGTTTGAACACCTGGAGCAGTTGGGGCTGGACGGACGGCATCTGGCGGGCGTGCGCGTGGCGGCGGTTGGCCCCAGCACGGCGCGGGCGTTGGTCTTGCGGGGCATCCGGGCCGATTTCGTGCCCAGTACGCCGGGGGCGCGTCATCTGGGCGCAGAATTGCCGACCCAAGCCGGAGAAACCGCCCTGCATCTGACCTCGCACCTGGCCGAAGCCGACCTGCAGCACGCCCTGGAAGCACGCGGCCTGAGCTACACGCGGGCCGAGCTGTACCGCACCGAACCCGCCCCGCTGACGCCCAGAGCGCAGCAAGCCTTACTCCGGGCCGATGTGGTCACGCTGGCCTCGGGCAGTGCGGCGCGGTTTCTGGCAGAGGTAGCGGGCACCGACTTCCGGGTGGCGGCGATGGGGCCACAAACCGCCGATGCCGCCCGTGCTGCCGGATTTCTGCACGTCACGGTAGCGCACGAAGCCACGCTGGAAGCTCTGGCCGATGCCGCAGTCCAGGCCATTCTGACCGGAAGCTGA
- a CDS encoding NAD(P)/FAD-dependent oxidoreductase has product MPDFDVIVMGAGHNALVTAAYAAKAGLRVGVFERRHIVGGAVSTEELVPGYQFDYGGSAHILIRMTPVVRELELTRHGLHYLEVDPMFHASDGETPWFIHRDPERTARELENLFPGQGEAYSHFLEEWTPFARSVADLFNSAPGPLDMGKMMVSSGKGRDWQAQLSRILRPYGDVAAEYFTEERVRAPLVWMAAQSGPPPTDPLSAPFLLWHPLYHEGGVARPKGGSGGLTKALRRAIEAEGGQVFVNAPVKRIVVKGGKAQGIELENGDMYTANAVVSGAHILTTAAALPDEHVPAAARQVRVGNGFGMVLRLALSEKVKYRNHTEPDSRVGLGLLIKNQQQLMKGYGEYLAGEPTTDPPLIAMSFSAVDDSLAPPGGEALWLWAQYYPYQLSSGSWETRTAEARENILNAFEHYAPGTRDTIVGELVQTPQWLETNLGLHRGNVMHLEMSFDQMFSFRPWMQASQYRWPGVKGLYLTGASTHPGGGIMGASGRNAARIVVKDLTQRKWQNLGARLSSK; this is encoded by the coding sequence ATGCCTGACTTTGACGTAATCGTGATGGGAGCCGGACACAATGCGCTGGTGACGGCGGCGTATGCGGCCAAAGCGGGCCTGCGCGTGGGCGTGTTCGAGCGGCGGCATATCGTGGGCGGGGCCGTGAGTACCGAAGAACTGGTGCCCGGCTACCAGTTCGACTACGGCGGCAGCGCCCACATCCTGATTCGCATGACGCCCGTGGTGCGCGAGCTGGAGCTGACCCGCCACGGGCTGCATTACCTCGAAGTTGACCCGATGTTTCACGCCTCGGATGGAGAAACGCCGTGGTTTATTCACCGCGACCCCGAACGCACGGCGCGGGAACTGGAGAATCTGTTTCCGGGACAGGGCGAGGCCTACAGCCACTTTTTAGAGGAATGGACGCCCTTTGCCCGCTCCGTGGCCGACCTGTTCAACTCTGCGCCGGGGCCGCTGGACATGGGCAAGATGATGGTCAGCAGCGGCAAGGGGCGCGACTGGCAGGCGCAGCTCTCGCGGATTCTGCGGCCCTACGGCGATGTGGCCGCCGAATACTTCACGGAGGAGCGGGTGCGTGCGCCGCTGGTGTGGATGGCCGCCCAGAGTGGCCCGCCGCCGACTGACCCCCTCAGTGCGCCCTTTTTACTGTGGCACCCGCTGTATCACGAGGGCGGCGTAGCCCGGCCCAAAGGCGGCAGCGGTGGCCTGACCAAAGCGCTGCGACGGGCCATCGAAGCCGAGGGCGGTCAGGTGTTCGTGAACGCTCCCGTGAAGCGGATCGTGGTGAAGGGCGGCAAAGCGCAGGGCATTGAGCTGGAAAACGGCGATATGTACACGGCCAACGCGGTGGTGTCGGGCGCGCACATTCTGACCACCGCCGCCGCCCTGCCCGACGAACACGTTCCCGCAGCGGCGCGGCAGGTGCGCGTGGGCAACGGCTTCGGCATGGTGCTGCGCCTCGCCCTCAGCGAGAAGGTGAAATACCGCAACCACACCGAACCCGACAGCCGCGTGGGGCTGGGCCTGCTCATCAAAAACCAGCAGCAACTGATGAAGGGCTACGGCGAATATCTGGCCGGAGAACCCACCACCGATCCGCCGCTGATCGCCATGAGTTTTAGCGCTGTGGACGACAGTTTAGCCCCTCCGGGCGGCGAGGCGTTGTGGCTGTGGGCGCAGTATTACCCCTACCAACTGTCCAGCGGTAGCTGGGAAACGCGCACCGCCGAGGCCCGCGAGAACATTCTGAACGCCTTCGAGCATTACGCGCCCGGCACCCGCGACACCATCGTGGGCGAGCTGGTGCAGACCCCGCAGTGGCTGGAAACCAACCTGGGCCTGCACCGGGGCAACGTGATGCATCTGGAAATGAGCTTTGACCAGATGTTCTCGTTCAGGCCGTGGATGCAGGCCAGCCAGTACCGCTGGCCGGGCGTGAAGGGGCTGTATCTGACCGGAGCCAGCACCCATCCGGGCGGCGGCATTATGGGCGCGTCGGGGCGCAATGCCGCCCGCATCGTGGTCAAGGATCTGACGCAGCGCAAATGGCAGAACCTGGGAGCGAGGTTGTCCTCAAAATGA
- a CDS encoding carotenoid biosynthesis protein, which translates to MTPLLRRGLLAFAALGVAFAGALAVMAGYVGGWAGIALGVPLAGVLALAGDQLGPTFGPTLRTRAAELAAQTRPWMAFLALYVLLKVPVPLWPEGFSLLGLLSTGALFISALLYVQEKENAAKAVAMAALAFAVGLGVEVLGSRTGVPFGVYSYATAPAPTLLTVPLIVPLGWFAFTLAGTLLAGGRPWLAGVLLALWDVGLEPLMTAQRYWLWNDPAPVWAGAPIQNFIGWWAVGTGIAWGFTRIAPALFRRQEHKSTFGLAYPIETFFLPGGLVLVGRYLEAGVTLLAMLLGLGLARLLRQEGRQAAGGQRA; encoded by the coding sequence ATGACCCCGCTGCTTCGGCGCGGACTGCTTGCTTTTGCCGCACTGGGCGTGGCTTTTGCCGGGGCGCTGGCAGTCATGGCCGGATACGTGGGCGGCTGGGCGGGCATTGCACTGGGCGTGCCACTGGCGGGCGTGCTGGCATTGGCAGGCGATCAGTTGGGGCCAACGTTTGGGCCGACATTGCGAACCCGTGCCGCTGAACTGGCCGCTCAAACTCGCCCGTGGATGGCCTTCCTCGCCCTCTACGTGCTGCTGAAAGTGCCGGTTCCACTGTGGCCCGAAGGCTTTTCTTTGTTGGGCCTGCTGAGTACCGGGGCGCTGTTTATTTCGGCGTTGCTGTACGTGCAGGAGAAGGAAAACGCGGCCAAAGCAGTGGCAATGGCAGCGCTGGCCTTCGCGGTGGGCCTCGGCGTGGAGGTGCTGGGCAGCCGCACCGGGGTTCCGTTCGGGGTGTATTCCTACGCCACTGCGCCTGCGCCCACGCTGCTGACGGTGCCGCTGATCGTGCCGCTGGGCTGGTTCGCTTTTACGCTGGCGGGAACGTTGCTGGCTGGAGGCCGTCCCTGGCTGGCGGGGGTGCTGCTGGCCCTCTGGGACGTGGGACTTGAGCCGCTGATGACCGCGCAGCGTTACTGGCTCTGGAACGATCCCGCGCCCGTGTGGGCCGGAGCGCCCATTCAGAATTTCATCGGCTGGTGGGCAGTGGGTACGGGGATCGCCTGGGGATTTACGCGCATCGCCCCTGCACTGTTCCGCCGGCAGGAACACAAATCCACGTTTGGCCTCGCCTACCCCATCGAAACCTTCTTTTTGCCGGGTGGCCTGGTGCTGGTGGGCAGGTATCTGGAGGCCGGCGTGACGTTGCTGGCGATGCTGCTGGGGTTGGGTTTGGCCCGTTTACTGCGGCAAGAGGGCAGGCAGGCGGCGGGCGGGCAGCGTGCCTGA
- a CDS encoding tetratricopeptide repeat protein — MTPTRTTLILTALLLGGAQAQTATPTATQSSTSQPTQTAAQAAAEASDLVAKARATYPRGSASIDQDLWKRAAAAAERAVAAAPNNPDYLRLRAQIYTEVGFWRQAELGWEAYFRAAPNGAGAAETASAATVQYNLGYSAYTRNQPSQAAAFFANCLKLDPASVPCTTWAARTALEAGNYAQAQTLYDRALVLQPADKTLNYFRALAQSAGRYGPAATRAFSRAYGELDAGRKAQALAGFQQAAAAAPNFAEAWRESGKLALELGDAQAALAAYTGAAALPNATAADRYNLSVAQEGVSVGLKAVQAFRAAYARYTAGDKTAAEAGFLGATTLSPRYAKAWAWLGRTRYEARNFVGAAEAYAQAVQLDPNDKSSAYFLRLAQQGK; from the coding sequence ATGACCCCTACCCGAACCACACTGATTCTGACTGCCCTGCTGCTCGGCGGCGCACAGGCCCAAACCGCCACGCCCACTGCAACCCAATCCAGCACTTCCCAACCGACTCAAACGGCGGCCCAGGCTGCGGCAGAAGCCAGCGATCTGGTAGCCAAAGCACGCGCCACTTATCCCAGGGGCAGCGCCAGCATCGACCAAGACCTCTGGAAACGGGCCGCCGCTGCCGCCGAACGCGCAGTGGCCGCCGCGCCAAACAACCCGGACTATTTGCGTCTGCGTGCCCAAATCTATACCGAAGTGGGCTTCTGGCGTCAGGCCGAACTGGGCTGGGAAGCGTACTTCCGGGCCGCGCCGAACGGGGCCGGAGCGGCAGAGACGGCCAGTGCTGCCACCGTGCAGTACAACCTCGGATACTCGGCCTACACGCGCAATCAGCCCAGTCAGGCGGCGGCCTTTTTTGCCAACTGCCTGAAGCTAGACCCGGCCAGCGTGCCCTGCACCACCTGGGCCGCACGCACGGCGCTGGAAGCGGGGAATTATGCCCAGGCCCAGACCCTCTATGACCGGGCGTTGGTACTTCAGCCCGCCGATAAAACCCTGAACTATTTCCGGGCGCTGGCGCAGAGTGCCGGACGATATGGCCCCGCGGCCACACGTGCTTTTAGCCGCGCTTACGGGGAACTGGACGCGGGCCGTAAAGCCCAAGCCTTGGCCGGATTTCAGCAGGCCGCCGCCGCCGCCCCCAACTTTGCCGAAGCCTGGCGCGAGTCGGGCAAACTGGCCCTGGAACTCGGAGACGCGCAGGCGGCGTTGGCGGCCTACACGGGCGCGGCGGCTCTGCCCAATGCCACCGCCGCGGACCGTTACAACCTCTCGGTGGCGCAGGAAGGCGTGAGTGTGGGCCTGAAAGCAGTGCAGGCTTTCCGCGCGGCCTATGCCCGCTACACCGCAGGCGATAAAACGGCGGCTGAGGCGGGATTTCTGGGGGCCACCACCCTCAGTCCCAGGTACGCCAAAGCGTGGGCCTGGCTGGGCCGCACCCGCTACGAAGCCCGCAACTTTGTCGGCGCGGCAGAGGCCTATGCACAGGCCGTGCAGCTTGACCCGAACGACAAGAGCAGCGCCTACTTTTTGCGGCTGGCACAGCAAGGGAAGTAG